The following DNA comes from Halobacillus litoralis.
AAGAGGTCATAACCTCTTATCCATCCCTGAAGTGTTTGATTTCTAAACATATTTCCTTTATAGAAGTCTGAAGATTTTCCAAACCTCAGACAGGTTGAGCATAACATTAGGATGTTCCCGCTGCCCTTTTTATAATAGTAATGGGAAGAATTATAAAGAGGAGGATTTATGATGAAGGTAGCTGCCCTGGTGGGAAGCATTCGAAAAGATTCCTATAATATGAAGTTGACAACGTTTATGAAAGACCGTTATAAAGATCATTTAGATATAAAAATCGTCCAGATTCGTGACTTAGCGCATTACGACCAAGACATTGAATCCGAAGCCCCGGCTTCTGTCCAGAATTTTAAAGCACAGCTTTCCGATGTTGACGCGTTCCTTGTGGTGACCCCTGAGTTCAATCACTCTATTCCTGGTGTATTGAAAAATGCTTTAGATTGGTTGTCGCGCGGAGAAAAAGAAATGGAAGGAAAACCTACTTTCATTGCTGGGGCTACAATGGGGATACTCGGAACTGTCCGAGCGCAAATGCATTTGCGTCAGATTTTAAATGCCCCGGGTATGGGAGCCCAAGTTCTACCAGGTAATGAAATTTTAGTGGGGCAGGTCCAGAATAAGATGGATGAATATGGCCAATTGACAGATCAAAAGACTATTGATTTCATCGATGGTGTAGTGGATACATTCGTTAGCTATGCGGGAGAAAAGTTCTCGCAGGCCACCGTATGACTAAGATAAGAAGACTCCTGAGCTTGTGCGCTCAGGAGTCTTTTATGTTTGGTCTCATTTAACCACGGGAATGTTCCCCTATAATCCAAAGGAGGTTTTTTAATGAATGAAAATAAAGAGTTAAATAAAATGGAATCGAAAGCAGCAAATATCAGTGAAGAAAAGAAAGAGGACATTCTTGAGAACTTCAATCAATTTGCAAGTTTCTTAGGAAGTAAGGTCAGTAAAGCGGAAAAAGTAGGGATGAGTGAAGAAGCCTTGGCCCAAAGCGCGGAGAAAGTAGCGAATTACTTGGCCGAACATGAGGAACCTAAAAACCGCGAAGAACAATTATTACGTGAAATTTGGAAAAATGGAGAAAAAGAAGAACAGCATGCATTAGCCCATATGTTAGTACGCATGGTTCAAGATTATAAGTAATAAAACCTTTAACGCATACGGTTATTTCACAAAAGAGGCGATCCTACAACGGATCGCCTCTTTTCATTTATAATATTATTCATATACTTTAACTTCTACAGTTTTACGACCGAAGTCTAGGGCATCGGATTGTTCTGGAATGAATACATCGATACGGTTGCCATTGATCGCACCACCGACGTCGCCGGCTACTGCTTTACCATAGCCTTCTACATATACTTCAGATCCGAGTGGGATGACATCTGGATCTACTGCAACCACTTTCTGATCAGGGTTCGCATTAAGATCGATACCTGTATACGTTGTACCAGAGCAACCTTCACAGGAAGCGGTATAAGCTGTCGCTTCCATTGTCAGCGTTTTAGCTACTCCATCATCAGCTGGTTGGCTGGATGTCTGTTTTGCCTCTGCTTCTTCTTCAGCAGGTGCAGGGTTTTGATCTACTTTTTTGTTAGGACCATTCAGAGAGAGCTCTTGTTGTGGAACGATTAGATTATCCTGAAGACCGTTCCAATCTTTCAATTGATCCACACTTACACCGTTTGCTTGACCGATGCTGTATAGTGTATCACCAGATTTTACTACATGTACATTATTATCGGAAGATGTCGGTTGCCCATCCGCTTGTCCATTTATAGAAAGGGTTTGGTTTGGAAAAATCAAGTTAGAATTAAGACCGTTTTCGCTTTTTATATCTTGAACAGATACTCCATAATCTTGTGCTATTCCCCACAGAGTATCACCTTTTTCTACTTTAAGTTCATCTGCACTTACTGTTGTTGCTGTTACTGCCGAAACCGACGCTACCGCTGCCAAAGAAACTATTGTTTTTTTCATAATTTATTTCCTCCTCGGTAAACAGTCATTCTTTGTTCACCGCTTCATGGATGAACTCTGTTTAAAATCACAATCCCTACTCTAACACGTGTAGAGAAAATGCCAATAACAGGACAGTCACAATTATTTTTCAAACATTACATTGTTCTTACTTCACTGTAATATAGCGGTCTCAAAGGCACTTATTTCCTATTCAATATCTCTCTCACTTTTGCAAGCGCTTTCATTTTCGGTTATAGTAGATAAAAATAAGAATGGGGTGTTTTCGAAGGTGTTGAAAGAACATATGTTTAACTCTCTTCAGCAAAAACCTTACTCAAAAGAACACGTGGGCATTACGCATTTAAACCCACAATACCGTGTTGACCTAAGGAGTTTATCAGAAAAGGAGTACAATAAGTTCGTCAGTATAAACACCGTTCCAGACTGGTCACAGCTTTCGTGGAAAAAGGTCGGGAAACCATATGAAGTTACAACCTATTCAAAGGAGCGTAAAGACTGGGAAGAACACAATGAAAGAACAATGGATCCACACACTTCCTGGACCTATTTTAATAAAGCCTTCCATGAATGGTTCATCAAAGACGTACCAGAAGAAAAAAATAAAGCAAAGAAACACTTCGTCAAAAGCCTCCGCTCTTTCCGACCAAGGGAAATAAAACATGCTCTTAGTGGTATCGCTCAATTGCAGTTATGGAACTACGTCCACCGCATCCAGGATGGAATTTGGGACCCCCGGGGTAAAAGAGCCTTATTCGAAGGCCTTCGTTTGCAAAAGCCACGCATTCTTTTTCTAGGGGCTGCAGAGGGCTATGAAGCGATGCAACTTGGTGCTATGTACCCGGGAGCAGAAATTGTCATGGTTGATTATGATGAATATTGCAAAACGACTCGATTTGCAGAATTTCCAGAAACCTACCCATTCCTGGGGGAAAACCCTAGAACAGGAAGTTGGCAGGTCATTTATAAAGATGAGTTGAATATCGAGTACATTGTTGACGATGTTCGCAACCTCGATTTTGGTAAAGAGTTCGATATAGTCCTTTCTGTAGGATTGCTTGAGCATTTTCCTGATGAGTATAAACCAGAAGTTGCAGACTGGCACCGCCGCTTTCTGAAGGATGGTGGTTATGCCATTTTGACAACTCCTCGTAACCAAATACGTTCAAAGCTTTACTATCGGGTAATGGCAGATGTCATGAACCATACGTACCGTGAACTCATGACCGTCGAACAGATGGGGCTCTATATGTATGAAAGTGGATTCAATATTCTACGACATGGATATATCAAGGTTCACAACGGATTGGTTTGTCAAACACGTTAATAAAGGGGGCATGCATGGCCCCTTTATCACCTGTTTGTACAGCATACATTTTTCATTTATATACAGCTTTGAAAGTTTTGTGTTGCAACAGTAGACATCAGCAGCTCACTCAGCCATCCAGTCTGTCACAGTAGATATGCATGGCATCACGTAAAAATTCGGCGTATCCTTCTGCCCACTTGTCGATGTTTTTTGTAAACCGTGGATCGTTCACATACATATCGGCAAGCCCACAGAAGATTTCCGTATTACATTCATAGAAATAATCAGTGATATGCTGCCGCTTTTCCCCGATGAGACGTTGAACCTCTTCATCCTCCGGTCCTTGACTCATCCGGTCCACGATTTGGCGGTCGATCTCGTTGCTCTCTTCCTGTATTCTCTTCCAGTCTTCATCGGTATAGGAAGATGTTTTCCTTTTTGACTCTTTATAGGCATCGGTCTGCCCCCATCTTTCCTTCACTTCTTTTTCATATTTTTTCTGATGTTCTTCAATGTGCCTTCTATCAAATGGCTTGAAGCGATCCTCATTAGCCATATTCTCTCCTCCTTGTACAGACTCCAGCGTTTGATCCACAGAGTGGATGATCCGCTCAAGCCGTATCTTTTTCTCCATTAATATTTCCTTGTGATTAGACAGAGCTTGCTTCTCATCAAAATGCGGATCGTCAAGGATCTTCTTGATTTTTTGCAATGAGAAATCCATCTCTTTGAAAAAAAGAATCTGCTGCAACCGAGCCATCCCTTCTTCTCCATATAAACGGTAACCTTTATCGGTAACATGCTGAGGGGACAGCAGGCCGATATGATCGTAATGGTGCAGTGTGCGCACACTGACACCGGCAATCTCTGCAACTTCCTTCACTTTATACATGGGTGATCACCTCACTTAAAAGCATAATCTATAACGTTACGTTAGAGTCAACGAATCACCGGAAAAAATTTTTGCGCATTTTTCGTCGTTTGTTGTTGCTTTTTGCTAAGAAAAGGAATTTAGTCAAACCTCGGAGAAATAGATTACCTATACCACATTTTAAATAAGGTTGTGTTCTTATGAATATGTATTGTCAGAGCGCTTTTCATCAATTAGAAATCGTCATTGCTTCCATATCGGAAATGGTTGGGCAGCTTTCAGAAGAAGACCTCAAGTTGCGCCCCACCCCAGGGAAGTATTCCATCGGAGAATTGCTCGAACATATCGCCTCGATTCCAGCGGCCGATGGACACATTGCCGAAGGAGCTTCGAAAGAGGAAATGGAACGCTTCTATGAAACGATATCCATGAGCTCTAAAGAAGAAATCCTCGACAAATTATTCGAACATTTTTCCCAATTAAAGGCACAATTCGAGAATTATACCGAAGAGCACCTTTACACTGAATCCACCTCCTGGTGGGGCGTAACAAATAAACGTTATGAATGGCTGCTGCAAATTGTCGCACATATGTATCATCACCGTGGTCAATTGCACGCCATGCTTGTTCACACCTATAAAAAAGACCCTGAAATTCTACTGTTTGAGTGATCACTCTATCTCTAACTATTCTTACCGATTTCTACACCTCAGGTCATCCATTTTTTGGTAATTACAATAGAAGATCCCGTGCCATGCAGACACGGGACCTTTCTATTTATTCATAGCCAAGATATTCAATTTCCAAAGGTTTTTCTTCTTTTTGAGTTACAAAAAACCCCTTAGATGCTTCTCTGGAACTTACGACTTTCATGGGCTTTCCATCAACGAAATGAACCGCTACCCCGTCATAAAGTCCATACCCCGGAAGAATCGCTCCTTCTTCTACATACCCTGTGTATGATGGGCGGCGTTCCTTTTCACCATCATAATGAGGGCAGCAACTCCCAGAGAGAAACCCTAAACCCGCAAGCGGCTCCAGGTGATCGCCGTAGGAATCCGTCAGACCTTCTTCAAACCAGCAGATTGCCCCTGCACTAAGCCCGGCTAATAAAACCCCTTTATCCAAGGCTTCTTTCAATATTTCATCAATACCCCATGCTCTCCATAAAATAAGCATATTTTTCGTCGATCCACCACCGACATAAATAATGTCCTGTGATAACAGAAGTTTGCGTAAATCCTCAGAAGGGGGCGAGAATAAAGAAAGATGTGTCGGCTCACAGCTCTTTTTTCCAAAGAAGCTATAGAACCTTTCAATATAGCCTTGCGCATCTCCACTGGCAGTCGGAAGAAAACAAATTTTGGGGTTCGTCTTCCCCACCTGGGCAAGAACATATTCATCTAACAATAGGTTTTCAGGTTCCATAGAAAAACCACCGCCCCCCATAGCTATGATTTGTTTCATAATGTCCTCCTTTCTTATTGTTTCTTTTTCCCTAATGACGTTTGGATATCTTCTTTATACGCGTAGGAGAATAACAACGAGACGAGTATCCCTCCACCGATCAAGTTCCCGATACTTGCTGGAACGAGATTAAATAGAATATATTCATACCAAGTATATTTGTCGGACGCTAGAAAGCCCATACTGAAGTAGCCCATATTCGCAGCACTGTGCTGGAAGTTACCAGCGACGAACAATACTACAGGAAGCATCGTTCCTAATATTTTTCCTGTAATATCACGAGCGGCTGTAGTTAAGAAAGCAGCCATTCCTATCAGCCAGTTCGCCAATATTCCTGAAACTAAAACTTCAAACCAGCCTTTGATTCCATAGTCCATGAATTTCATCTTATGATCCAGGTACTTGGATAACTCAGGATAAAATGTATCGGATAAAGAACCTGACATTTGAATCAGGCCAGCAACGATAAACGCCCCTAAAATATTTCCGATATAGGCTGAAGCCCAAAACTTATATATATTCGATTTCATTAAACCTGATTTGTTGAACAAATAAGATGGTAACAGGACGTTGATTTCCGTGAATAAAACGGAACCGGAAATGAATACCATCGAGTAACCTGCTGCAAAACCGAGGCCTGACAGCAAATGATAAATTCCCTTCGCTTCCACTCCTACCGCAAGAAGTATAGAGAATACCGCTCCAAAGGTCATAAAAGAACCCGCTGTCAGAGCCAATAATAATTGAGCACGGAAAGGTTTATTTAAATGGTCTCTGCCTTTTTCCCCGAATTCATCCACAATTTGCGATGGAATATAAAACTGGCGACCTGGTTGATCTATTTTCACATCACTGCGCTGTTCTGTTTCAATGTTTTCATTTCTCTCTTTCATTTTTGCTTCTTCATCACTCGCCATTTCTAATCCCTCCAATGATACCCCCATTCCCCTTTGTTAAAAATCATAATCTAGCTTGTATAACATTTAACAACTGAAGCAGATTAAGACCAATGATAAAAATACAAACGGAGGGAGACAGTTCAGGATGCCAAGAGATCAAGTATGCCTCGCATGTGGTGGAGAAGGACTTCTGATGGATGATGAAGAATGGAAATACAAGTGTAAAATATGTGGCGGCAGTGGATACCAATCTCAAGATGGACGTGTCTATAACCGTCAAGTTGCCGATGTAGATGAAATGAACAGAATTTTGGACTGAATGAAGACAAATCTGATCCCATAGTCAGTGAATGTTTCAAATAGAGCAGATTTCAGCCATCAGAGTTGCTTAGATCGCAACACAAACCTTTACTTACAACATAACCCGACCCTGATGCCTGGGAGTACAAAGATAGAGCGCCTGGAAAACTCCTTGCGCTCTTTTTCTACTTTCTTATCTTACAAGCTGACCTTCAGCCATTTCTTCTAAAAAAAAGACACAGCCCCTTTTTCAAGGACTATGTCTCGCGGCAATGATTAATAATTGATGGTTGCCCCTTCTTCCACTGGTGTTTTCGGCTTACGAGCAAGAGCTACAATACCAGCTATCAAGTATGCAACACCACCGAATAATCCCATGCCGAATGTGGCAAATGTCATAATGATCGCTGTGATGATTAAAATGATTCCTGCTGCTTTCGGTTTTTTGTTCCCTTTAAGAAAGACAGCGGAGAGAATACCTAATCCAATGGCAATGATTGCTGCAATCATTGCGAACAGTGCAAAAGAACCCAACATGTTAATCATTTCTCCGATATTGATACCGCCCGCTCCACCTTCCGCTTGCATTTCAGGGGAGTTCATGAAGCTTTCCATCTCTTGCTTAAATTGTTCGTTATCCTTCATGTTCAACATGAGTCCGCTCAGAAGCACGGGTAGACCAAAAAGAACCATCCCGATGACTGATATGACGATTTCGACTGTACGTTTCATTTTTTACCTCCTTTTGTTATGCACCTGCTACATCTCGTTTAGTGAAGAAGAGCCAGGATAAAAACATGAATATTATATAATATACCGCTAACACAGCGACGGAAAACCATAAAGTGGTATCAAAGAAGGGTGACCCTTCCACATACTGTGTCAAATCTGTATTGGCGAACAAAATATATTTCGCCCATTCTTTATTCATAAGAAATACGACAATGGAACTTCCAGCCATCATGAGGAAGATCGCTACCCCGATCGCTAAAGAAGTATTTCTGAAGACTGCTGAAATCATAAACGCGAACGTAGCCATCATCAATAATTCTACAGAGCTGAGCAGGTATTGGGAAACCGTATGTGAAAAGATCCCTGCCTGTGTGATTTCACCTGCCTGTTCGAACACATAAATTTGTGAAAATCCGTCTATACCGAATAAAAGCAATCCGACGAGAAAAGATAATGCATACAAAAATACCAACATCGCCAGAGCGTAAATCAGGACAGCGACATATTTGGAGAAGAGGATCTTTGTCCTGGAAATTGGCCGGATCAATAAAAGCTTGATCGTCCCCCAGCGAAATTCATTAGCCGTTATCCCTGCCGCTACAATAATTGTAAATAAACTGACCATTGCAACGAGTCCGCGATTATCCCGGATGAAATTCCATGCGTCATACTCTGTCGGTTTAATATCGTTAGCGATACGATATTCGTTCTCCTCTATGTTCATGTATCCAGGGTATTTAATTTCTTGTGAGCCCCCTGCTTCTTCTGGAGGACTACTCAACGCTTCATTTTGTTCTTGCAGTTCCTGTTTCCAATCATCCCCTGTCGGAACGGCACCGCCAAGCATAGTAGCATCTACCTTCATGAATGTACCAAAGGCAATGATAAGAAGTCCTAAAATAATCATCATGATCCATGTACTCTTCTGTGAATAAAGTTTCATATTTTCATTTTTGACAAGCTGGACAAAATTACTCAATCGATCCCTCTCCAATCAAATCTAAGAATTTCTCTTCGAGTGTTGAACGATTGACATTCACACCGTAAATATCAATGCTATTTTCGACAAGACCAGAAATGAGACGAGGAATTTCTTCTTTTTCTACAGTGAACACCAGTGCCTCATGATTAATCCTCACGTCTGAATCCGTTAAATTTTCTAACACCACTTTCGCTTCCTCCAGCGGAGCAGCCTCAATCGATACTTCTTTCTGAGTCGTTTCCTGCAAGGCATCTTCGACCGTTTGAATCGAAATCAATTCACCATTCTTAATGATGCCGATCCGATCACACATCATCTCCATCTCAGATAAGATGTGACTTGAAACGATGACGGCTACCCCCTCTTCAGCTGCTAATCTTCTTATATACGCACGAATCTCCCTGATTCCTGAAGGATCCAATCCGTTTGTGGGTTCATCCAGAATCAATACAGATGGATTATGTAAAAGCGCCTGGGCGATTCCAAGTCTTTGACGCATCCCTAATGAGTATTTCCCGACTTTATCATTGATTCTTTTCTCCAAACCGACTAATTCGACGACTTGGTGGATTCTGTCTTTTGAAATGCCGGGCATCATACGTGCATAGTGCAATAAATTCTTCCACCCGCTCATGAACGGGTACATTTCCGGATTTTCAACGATCCCCCCGACATGTCGTACCGCTTTTTTGAAATCATCATTCACACTATGCCCTTTGATGATCACATCCCCGTCGGTCATCTTCATCAGACCGACCATCATGCGGATGGTAGTCGTTTTACCAGCCCCGTTAGGACCGAGAAATCCAAATACTTCACCACTATAAATGTTAAAATCCAATCCCTTGATGATCGGATTTTTGCCGATAGTCTTCTTTACCTGTTTCAACTGCATTACGGGTTCAGACAACACAAGCCCTCCTTTTTTTCAACACACCTAGTTTACGGTATAAAAAGCCATCGGTTTCAACATTTAATAATTTTTTTACAAAGTTAGTAAACATTTGTTCAACACCCCTCCGTGGATGCCTCCCCTAATCTTTGTTAGAATGGGAAGGAAAAGAGAGTTTAGGGGGAATGATAAATGAAGATCGTATCAATCGAACCGACGCCTAGCCCGAACTCAATGAAAATCAACTTGAATGAGACCCTCCCTGATGGTGAAACTCATAATTATAAAAAAGGAGACCAGCTTGAAGATGCTCCTGATTTTATTCAGCAATTGTTTGAGGTTGAGGGGGTCAAAGGGCTCTACCATGTCACAGATTTCATCGCTTTAGAAAGGAATGCCCGTATCTCATGGGAGGTCATCCTTCCAGAAGTGCGAAGTGTTTTCGGATCTGCTGTTGATGACCAATCTTCTTCAGCAGCAGTGGAAGAACCTGGAGATCCTTTTGGAGAAGTGCGAGTATTTGTACAAATGTTTCGGGGGCTGCCCATGCAGGTCAAGCTTGAAGAAGGCGAAGAAGAAACCCGCGTCGCCCTACCTGAACGATTTATGGAAGCTGCTATGGAGGCATCACCAGCGTCCCCAAACATGATCATGGAACGCAAATGGGTGGAACAAAGTCCTCGTTATGGAGAGGTAAAGGAAATCGGTGAACAAGTAAAAGAAGAAATTGCAGCAAGCTATGACAAAGAACGACTAGAAAACCTTGTTAAACAAGCGTTTGACCAAGAATCG
Coding sequences within:
- a CDS encoding NADPH-dependent FMN reductase, translated to MKVAALVGSIRKDSYNMKLTTFMKDRYKDHLDIKIVQIRDLAHYDQDIESEAPASVQNFKAQLSDVDAFLVVTPEFNHSIPGVLKNALDWLSRGEKEMEGKPTFIAGATMGILGTVRAQMHLRQILNAPGMGAQVLPGNEILVGQVQNKMDEYGQLTDQKTIDFIDGVVDTFVSYAGEKFSQATV
- a CDS encoding class I SAM-dependent methyltransferase; the encoded protein is MLKEHMFNSLQQKPYSKEHVGITHLNPQYRVDLRSLSEKEYNKFVSINTVPDWSQLSWKKVGKPYEVTTYSKERKDWEEHNERTMDPHTSWTYFNKAFHEWFIKDVPEEKNKAKKHFVKSLRSFRPREIKHALSGIAQLQLWNYVHRIQDGIWDPRGKRALFEGLRLQKPRILFLGAAEGYEAMQLGAMYPGAEIVMVDYDEYCKTTRFAEFPETYPFLGENPRTGSWQVIYKDELNIEYIVDDVRNLDFGKEFDIVLSVGLLEHFPDEYKPEVADWHRRFLKDGGYAILTTPRNQIRSKLYYRVMADVMNHTYRELMTVEQMGLYMYESGFNILRHGYIKVHNGLVCQTR
- a CDS encoding DinB family protein; this encodes MNMYCQSAFHQLEIVIASISEMVGQLSEEDLKLRPTPGKYSIGELLEHIASIPAADGHIAEGASKEEMERFYETISMSSKEEILDKLFEHFSQLKAQFENYTEEHLYTESTSWWGVTNKRYEWLLQIVAHMYHHRGQLHAMLVHTYKKDPEILLFE
- a CDS encoding MerR family transcriptional regulator; this encodes MYKVKEVAEIAGVSVRTLHHYDHIGLLSPQHVTDKGYRLYGEEGMARLQQILFFKEMDFSLQKIKKILDDPHFDEKQALSNHKEILMEKKIRLERIIHSVDQTLESVQGGENMANEDRFKPFDRRHIEEHQKKYEKEVKERWGQTDAYKESKRKTSSYTDEDWKRIQEESNEIDRQIVDRMSQGPEDEEVQRLIGEKRQHITDYFYECNTEIFCGLADMYVNDPRFTKNIDKWAEGYAEFLRDAMHIYCDRLDG
- a CDS encoding conserved virulence factor C family protein — protein: MKIVSIEPTPSPNSMKINLNETLPDGETHNYKKGDQLEDAPDFIQQLFEVEGVKGLYHVTDFIALERNARISWEVILPEVRSVFGSAVDDQSSSAAVEEPGDPFGEVRVFVQMFRGLPMQVKLEEGEEETRVALPERFMEAAMEASPASPNMIMERKWVEQSPRYGEVKEIGEQVKEEIAASYDKERLENLVKQAFDQESETVEAGEEKSRITLETLDHEDWKVRYAALDRMDPTADDYRLLDKALDDEKASIRRLATAYLGMIEEIETLPYLYKALNDKSVTVRRTAGDCLSDLGFNEALPKMIDSLSDSNKLVRWRAAMFLYELGDESALPALKEAVDDPEFEVRMQINMAIERIEGGEEAKGSVWHQMTQATKKKQQ
- a CDS encoding DUF3243 domain-containing protein — its product is MNENKELNKMESKAANISEEKKEDILENFNQFASFLGSKVSKAEKVGMSEEALAQSAEKVANYLAEHEEPKNREEQLLREIWKNGEKEEQHALAHMLVRMVQDYK
- a CDS encoding ABC transporter permease; this encodes MSNFVQLVKNENMKLYSQKSTWIMMIILGLLIIAFGTFMKVDATMLGGAVPTGDDWKQELQEQNEALSSPPEEAGGSQEIKYPGYMNIEENEYRIANDIKPTEYDAWNFIRDNRGLVAMVSLFTIIVAAGITANEFRWGTIKLLLIRPISRTKILFSKYVAVLIYALAMLVFLYALSFLVGLLLFGIDGFSQIYVFEQAGEITQAGIFSHTVSQYLLSSVELLMMATFAFMISAVFRNTSLAIGVAIFLMMAGSSIVVFLMNKEWAKYILFANTDLTQYVEGSPFFDTTLWFSVAVLAVYYIIFMFLSWLFFTKRDVAGA
- a CDS encoding DUF4064 domain-containing protein, which encodes MKRTVEIVISVIGMVLFGLPVLLSGLMLNMKDNEQFKQEMESFMNSPEMQAEGGAGGINIGEMINMLGSFALFAMIAAIIAIGLGILSAVFLKGNKKPKAAGIILIITAIIMTFATFGMGLFGGVAYLIAGIVALARKPKTPVEEGATINY
- a CDS encoding ABC transporter ATP-binding protein; the protein is MSEPVMQLKQVKKTIGKNPIIKGLDFNIYSGEVFGFLGPNGAGKTTTIRMMVGLMKMTDGDVIIKGHSVNDDFKKAVRHVGGIVENPEMYPFMSGWKNLLHYARMMPGISKDRIHQVVELVGLEKRINDKVGKYSLGMRQRLGIAQALLHNPSVLILDEPTNGLDPSGIREIRAYIRRLAAEEGVAVIVSSHILSEMEMMCDRIGIIKNGELISIQTVEDALQETTQKEVSIEAAPLEEAKVVLENLTDSDVRINHEALVFTVEKEEIPRLISGLVENSIDIYGVNVNRSTLEEKFLDLIGEGSIE
- a CDS encoding peptidase E: MKQIIAMGGGGFSMEPENLLLDEYVLAQVGKTNPKICFLPTASGDAQGYIERFYSFFGKKSCEPTHLSLFSPPSEDLRKLLLSQDIIYVGGGSTKNMLILWRAWGIDEILKEALDKGVLLAGLSAGAICWFEEGLTDSYGDHLEPLAGLGFLSGSCCPHYDGEKERRPSYTGYVEEGAILPGYGLYDGVAVHFVDGKPMKVVSSREASKGFFVTQKEEKPLEIEYLGYE
- a CDS encoding LysM peptidoglycan-binding domain-containing protein; the encoded protein is MKKTIVSLAAVASVSAVTATTVSADELKVEKGDTLWGIAQDYGVSVQDIKSENGLNSNLIFPNQTLSINGQADGQPTSSDNNVHVVKSGDTLYSIGQANGVSVDQLKDWNGLQDNLIVPQQELSLNGPNKKVDQNPAPAEEEAEAKQTSSQPADDGVAKTLTMEATAYTASCEGCSGTTYTGIDLNANPDQKVVAVDPDVIPLGSEVYVEGYGKAVAGDVGGAINGNRIDVFIPEQSDALDFGRKTVEVKVYE
- a CDS encoding formate/nitrite transporter family protein translates to MASDEEAKMKERNENIETEQRSDVKIDQPGRQFYIPSQIVDEFGEKGRDHLNKPFRAQLLLALTAGSFMTFGAVFSILLAVGVEAKGIYHLLSGLGFAAGYSMVFISGSVLFTEINVLLPSYLFNKSGLMKSNIYKFWASAYIGNILGAFIVAGLIQMSGSLSDTFYPELSKYLDHKMKFMDYGIKGWFEVLVSGILANWLIGMAAFLTTAARDITGKILGTMLPVVLFVAGNFQHSAANMGYFSMGFLASDKYTWYEYILFNLVPASIGNLIGGGILVSLLFSYAYKEDIQTSLGKKKQ